Proteins found in one Lates calcarifer isolate ASB-BC8 linkage group LG8, TLL_Latcal_v3, whole genome shotgun sequence genomic segment:
- the sfxn1 gene encoding sideroflexin-1, giving the protein MAAELSTSINIKEPRWDQSTFVGRAKHFFTVTDPRNILLTNEQLAHAHKIITDYRQGIVSPGLTEDELWRAKYVFDSAFHPDTGEKMILIGRMSAQVPMNMTITGCMMTFYKTTPAVLFWQWINQSFNAIVNYTNRSGDAPITVSQLGTAYVSATTGAVATALGLNALTKHVSPLIGRFVPFAAVAAANCINIPLMRQRELQHGIPITDENDNRLGESTKAAQQAISQVVVSRILMASPGMAIPPFLMNHLEKKAFLKKFPWMSAPIQVSLVGFCLVFATPLCCALFPQKSSMSVSRLEPELQEKIRASHPGVERVYFNKGL; this is encoded by the exons ATGGCAGCAGAGCTATCCACTTCCATAAACATCAAGGAGCCCCGGTGGGACCAGAGCACATTCGTAGGTCGGGCTAAACATTTCTTCACTGTCACAGACCCCAGGAACATCCTCCTCACCAACGAACAACTAGCACACGCACATAAAATCATCACTGACTACAG GCAAGGTATAGTCTCTCCAGGTCTGACTGAGGATGAGCTGTGGAGAGCCAAATATGTCTTTGACTCGGCTTTCCATCCCGATACCGGGGAGAAGATGATCCTGATCGGCCGCATGTCAGCGCAGGTTCCAATGAACATGACGATCACTGGATGCATGATGACATTTTACAA GACGACTCCAGCCGTGTTGTTCTGGCAGTGGATCAACCAGTCTTTCAACGCAATAGTCAATTATACCAACAGGAGCGGCGATGCTCCAATCACAGTCAG TCAGCTTGGCACAGCTTATGTGTCTGCCACCACAGGGGCAGTTGCCACCGCTCTAGGACTAAATGCACTAACAAAG CATGTTTCACCTCTGATTGGACGGTTTGTTCCAtttgctgctgtagctgctgctaaCTGTATCAATATCCCGCTGATGAGACAAAG AGAACTTCAACATGGGATTCCCATAACAGATGAGAACGACAACAGGTTAGGAGAGTCGACGAAAGCGGCACAGCAGGCTATCTCTCAGGTTGTGGTCTCCAGAATCCTCATGGCTTCTCCAGGAATGG CTATCCCTCCATTTTTAATGAACCATCTGGAGAAGAAGGCCTTTCTGAAG AAGTTCCCATGGATGAGTGCACCTATTCAAGTCAGTCTGGTGGGATTCTG cctggtGTTTGCCACTCCTCTGTGCTGTGCGTTGTTCCCTCAGAAGAG CTCTATGTCAGTCAGCCGCTTGGAGCCCGAGCTCCAGGAGAAAATCCGGGCCAGCCACCCGGGAGTGGAGAGGGTCTACTTCAACAAGGGGCTATGA